From Kaistella polysaccharea:
AAAGACGGTTGATTTACCTACATTCGGATTTCCGACTAAAAGAATTTGTTTGTTTGAAGTGTTCATTCTTCGCTCCTGGTGTATCTGTAAAGAATTCGGAGAATATTTAAGTTAAACTTTCTACGATAATGAACCGTGCTTCTTCTTCTCGAAGTGCAATTCTGCTTTTTTCGTCACCGAACTCAATATAAAGCGGTCCACTGAATGGTGCCTGATAGAGCACTTTAAAAACGGTTTGTGGCAATAGTCCCATTTCAATAATTTTATTGGGCATTACAAGGTCATTATTTTCATAACCGAGTATTTTCCCAAACTTATTCCGCGGGAAGCAACATAATTTATCTGAAATATCTCTTTTCAAGGCTTAAATTTTGATAGGCAAATATACGTTATTTAAATTAAATCTAAATAAGACTTTGGAAAATAATAGCGTAAAAAAACCTCAGAACAGTAAATGTTCCGAGGTTTCAACAATTATAATTTAATCTATCTGAAGTCTATTTTTTAGTCTTTTCTACGGGCATTTCAATGGGATTATCGTTGGCTTTATAAAACTCTATGGTTGTTTTCTCCTGTTTTTTTAAATAATCACCCAT
This genomic window contains:
- a CDS encoding FeoA family protein, which produces MKRDISDKLCCFPRNKFGKILGYENNDLVMPNKIIEMGLLPQTVFKVLYQAPFSGPLYIEFGDEKSRIALREEEARFIIVESLT